The proteins below are encoded in one region of Silene latifolia isolate original U9 population chromosome 2, ASM4854445v1, whole genome shotgun sequence:
- the LOC141642380 gene encoding F-box/FBD/LRR-repeat protein At4g26340-like, translated as MKPQKHKCSSEYYADVGGDRLSEMPDEVIVHILSCMPTIVAVRTMLIRRFGNLWTLVHTLNFKVPEFLDIMAEGSTWSNDVGRFNIFVHNVLKRHKRPFINKFHLLLGCLYEHRREEAGDDIRMWLKFAFDKQAKNIYFCDVGSPFADSSDFPNFTSQSLVTLELWNCSVFPEFQVNLGSLKKLILCHTYMCEETLQQFICGCPSLQELRIVEPTINKLRFSAPNIRKLSLVLIEHVFDDPWPLDFPNLKSLDLETNWIPDVIDVSSIRDVYLKQLYVNLRDENEHRRLNIFWEKFSRSEVFQLSLDASEQFLHSINDLNPLQIRWKRVVLGLRIFCQSCLLGVYHLMRSSKDLEELDIYTDTTLAYTSVCNTPSLFAGRVFKASADLPTVELSYPCVMPKLKIVTLHGYAKPWEHQLQLVEFLLKSATVLEKLVIYPNKHHKMDFVMHVSSFQRSSPSARVLFL; from the exons ATGAAACCCCAAAAGCACAAGTGTTCTTCAGAGTACTATGCCGATGTCGGCGGAGATAGGTTGAGTGAAATGCCAGATGAAGTAATTGTTCACATTCTTTCTTGTATGCCCACAATTGTTGCTGTTAGAACAATGCTGATTCGTCGATTTGGAAACCTTTGGACTTTGGTTCATACTCTTAATTTTAAGGTTCCTGAATTCCTCGATATAATGGCGGAGGGTAGTACATGGAGTAATGATGTTGGGCGATTCAACATTTTCGTCCACAATGTGTTGAAGCGTCACAAAAGACCCTTCATTAATAAATTTCATCTTCTTTTGGGGTGTCTTTATGAGCACAGAAGAGAGGAGGCTGGTGATGATATAAGAATGTGGTTGAAGTTTGCTTTCGATAAACAAGCCAAGAATATATATTTTTGTGATGTTGGTTCTCCCTTCGCTGACAGTTCCGATTTTCCAAATTTCACAAGTCAATCACTTGTTACACTTGAACTCTGGAACTGCAGTGTCTTTCCCGAATTTCAAGTGAACTTGGGATCTCTAAAGAAGCTTATACTTTGCCATACCTATATGTGCGAGGAGACCTTGCAACAATTTATTTGTGGATGCCCTTCCTTACAAGAACTGCGTATTGTGGAACCTACTATAAACAAGCTGAGATTTAGTGCTCCAAACATTCGTAAATTATCTCTTGTTCTTATAGAACATGTTTTTGATGATCCTTGGCCGTTAGATTTCCCTAATCTTAAAAGTTTGGATTTGGAAACAAATTGGATACCAGACGTCATTGATGTTTCATCTATTCGAGATGTCTACCTCAAACAGCTGTACGTTAATTTGCGTGATGAGAATGAACATAGAAGGCTTAACATATTTTGGGAGAAGTTCTCACGTAGTGAAGTTTTTCAGTTATCACTTGATGCTTCTGAG CAATTCCTCCACTCAATAAATGATTTGAATCCTTTGCAAATCAGATGGAAGCGCGTAGTTTTGGGATTGCGGATATTCTGTCAAAGCTGCCTCTTGGGCGTCTATCACTTGATGAGAAGTTCAAAAGATCTGGAAGAGCTCGATATATATACAGACACAACTTTGGCTTATACAAGTGTATGCAATACCCCTAGTTTATTTGCTGGCCGGGTTTTCAAGGCAAGTGCTGATTTGCCAACTGTTGAGCTTTCGTATCCTTGTGTGATGCCAAAACTGAAGATTGTTACCCTCCATGGATACGCAAAACCTTGGGAACATCAGCTTCAACTGGTAGAATTCTTGCTCAAAAGCGCCACTGTCTTGGAGAAACTGGTAATTTATCCGAACAAGCATCACAAGATGGATTTTGTTATGCATGTGTCGAGTTTTCAAAGGTCTTCACCAAGTGCTAGGGTACTCTTTCTTTGA
- the LOC141642381 gene encoding F-box/FBD/LRR-repeat protein At4g26340-like, whose translation MKPEKRKCSSEHYADAGRDRLSEMPDEVIVHILSYMPTVDAVRTMLIRPFGNLWTLVHILNFDVNEFLNKMGLDDKWGRYDVRPFCSFVRNALMLHKRPFIDKFYLCLGYEYEGGRREAGDDITMWLKFALDKHAKEIFFCDVSYKFTKSSDFPNFISQSLVTLELWNCSIYPQLQVNLGSLKKLILCEMNMCEEGFSQFICGCPSLQELRIQDPYEIRNLSFSAPNIRKLSLVLMDAEFDDYDDRWLFDFPNLKSLDLATSHIPNVIDVSSVRDFYLENCSYFMDKAELRKFKIFLKKFRGTEVFQLSVHASEPFLHSVRHLHLLQMRWKRVVLVLRVFCQSCLLGFYQLMRSSKHLEELIIHTTTELTLLSSVLLSSQRFQASTGCVMPKLKTITLHGYAKPWKYQLQLVEFLLKSATVLEKMVFVPNKRQLTTKEKLEKLDFVMHVSSLQRSSPKARVLFR comes from the exons ATGAAACCCGAAAAGCGCAAGTGTTCTTCAGAGCACTATGCTGATGCTGGCCGAGATAGGTTGAGTGAAATGCCAGATGAAGTCATTGTTCACATTCTTTCTTATATGCCCACTGTCGATGCTGTTAGAACCATGTTGATTCGTCCCTTTGGAAACCTTTGGACTTTGGTTCATATTCTTAACTTTGACGTTAATGAATTCCTCAATAAGATGGGTCTAGATGATAAATGGGGAAGATATGATGTTAGGCCGTTTTGCAGTTTCGTACGGAATGCGTTGATGCTTCACAAAAGACCCTTCAttgataaattttatctttgtttAGGATATGAGTATGAGGGCGGAAGAAGGGAGGCTGGTGATGATATAACAATGTGGTTGAAGTTTGCTTTGGATAAACACGCAAAGGAAATCTTTTTCTGTGATGTTAGTTATAAGTTCACGAAAAGTTCCGACTTTCCCAATTTCATAAGTCAATCACTCGTTACACTTGAACTCTGGAACTGCAGTATCTATCCCCAACTTCAAGTTAACCTGGGATCTTTAAAGAAGCTTATACTTTGCGAAATGAATATGTGTGAGGAGGGATTCAGTCAATTTATTTGTGGATGCCCTTCCTTGCAAGAACTGCGAATTCAGGATCCTTATGAGATAAGGAATCTTAGTTTCAGTGCGCCAAATATTCGTAAATTATCTCTTGTTCTTATGGATGCGGAatttgatgattatgatgatCGTTGGTTGTTTGATTTCCCCAACCTTAAAAGTCTGGATTTGGCAACAAGTCATATACCAAATGTTATTGATGTTTCATCTGTTCGGGATTTCTACCTCGAAAACTGTAGCTATTTTATGGACAAGGCTGAACTTAGAAAGTTTAAAATATTTTTGAAGAAGTTCAGGGGTACTGAAGTTTTCCAGTTATCAGTTCATGCTTCTGAG CCATTCTTACATTCAGTTCGTCATTTGCATCTTTTACAAATGAGATGGAAGCGTGTAGTTTTGGTATTGCGGGTGTTCTGTCAAAGCTGCCTCTTGGGTTTCTATCAATTGATGAGGAGTTCAAAACACTTGGAAGAACTCATTATACACACAACCACCGAGTTAACTTTATTAAGTAGTGTATTATTGTCTAGTCAACGTTTCCAAGCAAGTACTGGTTGTGTGATGCCAAAGCTGAAGACTATCACCCTCCATGGCTATGCAAAGCCTTGGAAATATCAGCTTCAACTAGTAGAGTTCTTGCTCAAAAGCGCGACTGTCTTGGAGAAAATGGTATTTGTTCCGAACAAGCGTCAATTAACAACAAAGGAGAAGTTGGAGAAGCTGGATTTTGTAATGCATGTGTCGAGCTTGCAGAGGTCTTCACCAAAAGCCAGGGTACTCTTTCGTTGA
- the LOC141642383 gene encoding F-box/FBD/LRR-repeat protein At2g04230-like, translating to MKPQKRKCSKKYRDRLSEMPDEVIVHIISYMPIVDAVRTMLIRPFGNLWTLIPTLKFEVEDDPDDTSRSNDVGWFNIFVSNVLMLHKRTVIDKFHLLLAQFDQRRRSKASDDIRMWLRFALDKQAKEIYFDDVGCEFTDSCHLPHFMSQSLITLELSYCCIYPQLQVNLGSLKKLILCHIEMSEEAFQQFICGCPSLQELHIEEPTINKLTFSAPNIRKLSLVVMRENQNWSLDVPNLKSLDLKIDWIPDVIDVSSIQDVYLKSLYVIVDDENELRMFNIFLEKFSRCEVFQLSLDASEPFLHSRDDLHLLQIRWKRLVLRLRIFCESCFLGVYQLMRSSKDLEELDIYTDTSLTYTSVCNTSVYNTHSLFSDQAFKASADLPTVELSHPCVMPKLKTVTLHGYTKPWKHQLELVEFLLKSASVLEKLVIVPNECGLSAVEKLDFVMHVSNFQRCSPNARG from the exons ATGAAACCCCAAAAGCGCAAGTGTTCAAAAAAGTACCGTGATAGGTTGAGTGAAATGCCGGATGAAGTAATTGTCCACATTATTTCTTATATGCCCATTGTCGATGCTGTTAGAACTATGTTGATTCGTCCATTTGGAAACCTTTGGACTTTGATTCCTACTCTTAAGTTTGAAGTTGAAGATGATCCGGATGATACATCGAGAAGCAATGATGTTGGGTGGTTCAACATTTTCGTCAGCAATGTGTTGATGCTTCATAAAAGAACGGTCATTGATAAATTTCATCTTCTTTTAGCGCAGTTTGATCAACGTAGAAGAAGTAAGGCTAGTGATGATATAAGAATGTGGTTGAGGTTTGCTTTGGATAAACAAGCAAAGGAAATATATTTCGATGATGTTGGTTGTGAGTTCACTGACAGTTGCCACTTGCCCCATTTCATGAGTCAATCACTTATTACACTTGAACTCTCTTACTGTTGTATCTATCCCCAACTTCAAGTGAACTTGGGATCTCTAAAGAAGCTTATACTTTGCCATATAGAGATGAGTGAGGAGGCATTCCAACAATTTATATGTGGATGCCCTTCCTTACAAGAACTGCATATTGAGGAACCTACTATAAACAAGCTGACATTTAGTGCTCCAAACATTCGTAAATTATCTCTTGTTGTTATGCGAGAAAATCAAAATTGGTCGTTGGATGTCCCCAATCTTAAAAGTTTGGATTTGAAAATAGATTGGATACCAGACGTCATTGATGTTTCATCTATTCAAGATGTCTACCTCAAAAGTTTGTACGTCATTGTGGATGATGAGAATGAACTTAGAATGTTTAACATATTTTTGGAGAAGTTCTCACGTTGTGAAGTATTCCAGTTATCACTTGACGCTTCTGAG CCATTCCTCCACTCAAGAGATGATTTGCATCTTTTACAAATCAGATGGAAGCGTTTAGTTTTGCGATTGCGGATATTCTGTGAAAGCTGCTTCTTGGGCGTCTATCAATTGATGAGAAGTTCAAAAGATTTGGAAGAACTCGATATATATACAGACACAAGTTTGACTTATACAAGTGTATGCAATACAAGTGTATACAATACCCATAGTTTATTTTCTGACCAGGCTTTCAAGGCAAGTGCTGATTTGCCAACTGTAGAGCTTTCACATCCTTGTGTGATGCCAAAACTGAAGACTGTTACCCTCCATGGTTATACGAAACCTTGGAAACATCAGCTTGAATTGGTAGAATTTTTGCTCAAAAGCGCCAGTGTCTTGGAGAAACTGGTAATTGTTCCAAACGAGTGTGGATTATCAGCAGTGGAGAAGCTGGATTTTGTTATGCATGTGTCGAACTTCCAGAGGTGTTCACCAAATGCCAGG GGATAA